cccaggctgcaaGATTAAGGCTCTGAGGGCCAAGACCAACACGTACATCAAGACCCCGGTGCGCGGCGAAGAGCCCGTGTTCATGGTGACCGGGCGGCGGGAGGACGTGGCCACAGCCCGACGGGAAATCATCTCGGCGGCCGAGCACTTCTCCATGATCCGCGCCTCCCGCAACAAGTCGGGCGCCGCCTTCGGCGTGGCGCCGGCCCTGCCGGGCCAGGTGACCATTCGCGTGCGGGTGCCCTACCGCGTGGTGGGGCTGGTGGTGGGCCCCAAGGGGGCCACCATCAAGCGCATCCAGCAGCAGACCAACACGTACATCATCACGCCGAGCCGCGACCGCGACCCGGTGTTCGAGATCACGGGCGCCCCGGGGAACGTGGAGCGCGCGCGCGAGGAGATCGAGACGCACATCGCGGTGCGCACGGGCAAGATCCTCGAGTACAACAACGAGAACGACTTCCTGGCGGGGAGCCCCGACGCCGGCCTGGACAGCCGCTACTCCGAGGCCTGGCGGGTGCACCCGCCCGGCTGCAAGCCGCTCTCCACCTTCCGCCAGAACAGCCTGGGCTGCATCGGCGAGTGCGCGGTGGACTCCGGCTTCGAGGCCCCGCGCCTGGGCGAGCAGGGCGGGGACTTCGGCTACGGCGGCTACCTGTTCCCGGGCTACGGCGTGGGCAAGCAGGACGTGTACTACGGCGTGGCCGAGACCAGCCCCCCGCTCTGGGCGGGCCAGGAGAACGCCACGCCCACCTCGGTGCTCTTCTCCTCCGCCTCCTCGTCCTCGTCGTCGTCCGCCAAGGCCCGCGCCGCGCCGCCGGGGGCGCACCGCTCGCCCGCCGCCTCCTCCGCGGGGCCCGAGCTGGCCGGACTGCCCAGACGCCCGCCGGGAGAGCCGCTGCAGGGCTTCTCCAAACTGGGGGGCGGCCTGCGGAGCCCCGGCGGCGGGCGGGACTGCATGGTGTGCTTCGAGAGCGAGGTGACTGCCGCCCTCGTGCCCTGCGGACACAACCTGTTCTGCATGGAGTGTGCAGTGCGCATCTGCGAGAGGACGGACCCGGAGTGTCCCGTCTGCCACATCACGGCCACGCAAGCCATCCGAATATTCTCCTaagccccctgccccaggcctcctGCGTCCCTCCCCAGGGGCCCGCCCTGGATCTGTTTTCCACCGGGGCCTTTTGGAAATCAGTGGTCTGAGGGGCAAGGTGCTTAGAGATACTCGCTccgtggggagggggaggggaggcgatGGTGGCTGAGGAGGGGTAGGCCACTTTCAGAGCCTCTGGTCACCCCAGTCCTggaatggtggggagggggccaggcAGGAGATTTTACTAGAGTTACAACTCTGATACCTCAACACACCCTTCAATCTGGAAGCAGCTAAGAGAAACTTTTGTTTTGCGGGAGGTGACCGTTAAGGCACCCTGACCccctctgtccacctccccaTCTGCATcacactgcccctccctctgcggaggggatggggaaagggagggggacaggtTCCATCTGTATCTAGAGGTGCTCTTTCCAATCCTCAAGCCCTCTCTGGCCCTGACCTTTGACCTCCCAACATGACCCTTTAGACCCTCCACTGCCATATCCTGTTTGG
This genomic interval from Prionailurus viverrinus isolate Anna chromosome F1, UM_Priviv_1.0, whole genome shotgun sequence contains the following:
- the MEX3A gene encoding RNA-binding protein MEX3A yields the protein MPSLVVSGIMERNGGFGELGCFGGSAKDRGLLEDERALQLALDQLCLLGLGEPPAPTAGEDGGGGGGGAPAQPAAPPQPAPPPPPAAPPAAPPAAPAAQTPQPPTAPKGASDAKLCALYKEAELRLKGSSNTTECVPVPTSEHVAEIVGRQGCKIKALRAKTNTYIKTPVRGEEPVFMVTGRREDVATARREIISAAEHFSMIRASRNKSGAAFGVAPALPGQVTIRVRVPYRVVGLVVGPKGATIKRIQQQTNTYIITPSRDRDPVFEITGAPGNVERAREEIETHIAVRTGKILEYNNENDFLAGSPDAGLDSRYSEAWRVHPPGCKPLSTFRQNSLGCIGECAVDSGFEAPRLGEQGGDFGYGGYLFPGYGVGKQDVYYGVAETSPPLWAGQENATPTSVLFSSASSSSSSSAKARAAPPGAHRSPAASSAGPELAGLPRRPPGEPLQGFSKLGGGLRSPGGGRDCMVCFESEVTAALVPCGHNLFCMECAVRICERTDPECPVCHITATQAIRIFS